One Alkalicoccus halolimnae DNA segment encodes these proteins:
- the cdaA gene encoding diadenylate cyclase CdaA, whose amino-acid sequence MLENMTLLEGLAIVVDISLVAFVIYKLIMVIRGTRAVQLVKGITVILAVWFLSGFFGLNTLQWIMQQAVTYGLLAIIIIFQPELRRALEQLGRGKFFQSASIADEEEVRQSIDHIIKASQYMAKRRIGALMSLERGTGMTDYIETGVAMNAKLTSELLTNIFIPNAPLHDGAVIIKNNVIMAAGCYLPLSENPFISKELGTRHRAALGVSEVTDAVTIAVSEETGAVSVTKNGELHRSLDEEALRKILEKELLTREGNGSSSLWQWGGRKNG is encoded by the coding sequence ATGTTAGAAAACATGACACTTTTAGAGGGGCTTGCGATTGTAGTCGATATTTCGCTTGTTGCCTTTGTTATCTATAAATTAATAATGGTTATACGAGGGACCCGGGCTGTACAGCTTGTTAAAGGGATCACCGTGATCTTAGCTGTATGGTTTTTAAGCGGCTTTTTTGGTTTAAATACACTGCAGTGGATTATGCAGCAGGCAGTTACTTACGGGCTTCTGGCGATTATTATCATCTTCCAGCCGGAACTGAGGCGGGCATTGGAACAGCTTGGCAGAGGAAAGTTTTTTCAATCGGCCTCTATTGCCGATGAAGAGGAAGTTCGTCAGTCCATTGATCACATTATAAAAGCTTCCCAGTACATGGCTAAACGCCGTATCGGAGCGCTCATGTCTTTGGAGCGTGGAACGGGAATGACCGATTACATTGAGACTGGAGTGGCAATGAACGCGAAGCTGACTTCAGAACTGTTAACAAACATTTTTATACCGAACGCACCGCTGCATGATGGAGCGGTGATTATCAAAAACAACGTTATAATGGCTGCGGGATGTTACCTGCCGCTTTCCGAAAATCCCTTTATATCGAAGGAACTTGGAACAAGGCACCGTGCCGCTCTTGGAGTAAGTGAAGTTACAGACGCTGTTACGATTGCCGTATCGGAAGAAACCGGGGCGGTGTCTGTAACGAAAAACGGGGAACTGCACCGGAGCCTTGATGAAGAAGCTCTCCGCAAAATACTGGAAAAAGAATTACTGACACGGGAAGGGAACGGTTCATCTTCGCTCTGGCAGTGGGGAGGAAGAAAGAATGGATAA